AAACCGGACCAGGATCCTGTCAGTGTGACGACCATGTTTGCGGAAGCCAAAAAGCTGGAATGGAACACGGCCTTTTTCTCCGGAAAAGGGAAGTTAGAGTATTTGAATATTCCCGGCTCTTTGGATCATTGCGTTACCCCCGCTTATGAATCCCAGACCGTAGCGGATGCTGCTGCTGCCTATATCGTGGAAAAGAAACCCAATCTTACCTTTGTCCACTTTGCAGAACCCGATGGCGCCGGCCACAAACACAAATGGGGATCCGATGAACAAAAGGCTTCCCTCGCTGATGCCGATAAAGCGCTTGCCACAGTTAAAAAAGCTGTTGAAGATGCCGGCATCGCAGACACGACGGTCTTTATCGTTACGGCTGATCATGGCGGCCATGAAAACACGCACGGAACCAACAGTCCTGAAGACATGACGATTCCTTGGGTTGTTTGGGGCAAAGGCGTCAAAGCCGGTTTTGATATTACCGAAGATGTGACGGTTTATGATTCCGCCGCGACAGCGCTGTACATTTTGGACGTGCCCATTCCCAAAGAATGGGACGGCAAAGCCATTGAATCCGCCTTTGCGGAAGCGCCTGTTGCTGTTGGTGTCAACTAAGTAGTCAATGACCGTTCGGGCAGCAGTCCCCTTAGGGGTGATCGTGCTGCCCGACTTTTTCGCCAAACATTGAATTCCTTTTATGTTGCCGTGGGGACAGGTTCCCGATCTTGCGGCGCAGTCGCTTCTATCGCGACTTCGCCTATTCACAAGAAACTCCCTGTTCCCACGTTTTTTTTATTGTCGTCCCGCCGCAGGGGTTTAGAGAAGATATTGATAAGGATTTGACCGAATTATATAGGTGTTGACAAGAGAGGCGCGGGATATTAAGGAATTATAAGCAGTGGCATGTTATGGTAGAATTAAATAGGTAAGCAGATTGTTGAAGTTGAAAAGATCTGTTGATAGGGATTAAGATGATTGTGGTTGATTCAACTAAAGAGTAGTGAATTTCGTGTGTTGCATACCAACTACCATAGAAGGTGAGGGGATAAAGCGTTGGCGCGTCTTTTATTTATAGACACAGATGAAAAATACGCCCGTTTCTTATGCAGTAAATTGGTTGAAGCGGGGCATCATTGTATACATCGTAGTTCCGGTGCAGATATCATCAACTTATTGGATCGTCATGAGATTGACTTGGTCATTTCCGAGGCGATGCTTCCCGATCTCAGTGGTTTTGGTATTTGCCGCCGTATTAGAAGCCATGAACAGCATTTCCTGACGCCCCTCATTATTTTATCGACTATGGCGGAAGAAGCTGAATTGGCCCATGGCTATGCACAAGGCGTGGATATCTACCTTGCCAAGCCGGTGGATCCTCGGATTCTGATTGAATCGGTTAATTCAAAACTTGCGGAAGTGACCAGTGATGAAATCGATCATCTGACCGGACTCTTTAATGCAAAAAGAATTAAGTCCACCATGCAGCGCGCCCATTTAAAACGAGATCTTTTCGCGATACTTTATATTGAGATGTTGTCTTTGGTGCAATTCACTCAAAGCTACGGTCAAGAGGCGCGGGATAAAGCGCTGCGCGGCATGGCGCGATTGTTAAAGCATCTGGGCGAAAAGACAGGTGATCTTATGTTTGAGGCAGGTCACATGGGCGGGGGTCACTTTATCTGCCTTGTCTCCCAATCCGAAGCGGTTAAATTTTCTAAGACGATCGTTGATGAATGGGACAAGCATCTTCCGAAATTGATAACGCGGGTACTCGGTAAAAACGCTTCCGCCGCCAATGGAGCCAACAGCGCCGCGTTGAGTCTAATCGTTTGTGTCACCGGCGGCGGCAGAGACGGCGTCTATTCGATCCAAGACTATTTTGAGACCCTTGCCCATTTGCGTAGTAAAGCTCAGGAAGCGGGGAAAGGCGGTATTTTCCTTGATCTTCGCCGTCAATTTTAAGAAGCTTTTTTCGCCTATTTTAACCGGATAACTTGCGTGTAGAGCAGCTATGACCCAACCGGATCCGAACAAACTAAAGGCGTTGGTGCGCGCCATGAGTCTTGCCGGCAACTTCGGCCTTTCTGTTGGTGTGGTTACTTTCTTGGGCGTCCTTGCGGGAAATTATCTTGATGAACGTTTCGGAAAAGGGAAGGGCTTTATTTTCGCAGGCGTATTGCTTCTTGCTGTTGGGGTGGGCTTATATAGTGCCATTCACAGGCTTTCACAAGCGCTCAAAAATCCGGAAACCAAGAGGGAAGGGCGCTGAAGCTTCCTTTCTTTGAAAGACGGCGGCGTCAAGGTTGAAATGCAACCGGCCCAAAAATAGGGTGCTTGACACCGGTATGAAGGATTGTTGATGACCTAAACAATAGACCCAGGAAAACACTTCATTCCAGAATTCCTGGCGAAGTCTTTTTTCAGGAAAAGCATGCAGTTTGACTTTGACCTGCGGATCCTTATTTAAACCTTGAATCCATCTGTCCTCATGTGTTCTGATGATAGGACATTTTTTGATTGGCTATGAACATTGACCCTTAGGAGATTCCCATGAAAGCGCGTGTTTTTGTGTCGATTTTTACCCTTTGTTTGTTGGTCTTTTTTTGCTGTCCCCCAAGTGCCTTCAGCCAGCCAATGGCAGAGCCCGTGAAATGTTTGTGGATCGGTACGGAGTCTCACGATGAAGTGACTATGGATGATGTGATCCGAGAACTGGAAGAAAGCTATTCGAATATAGCCTTGACGGTGACGGAAGATTATGAGGACTTGCGTATAGACAATTTGAAGAACTACGATGTTTTGGTTGCCGTGCAAATCAAAGCGGAGAAAGGCAATCTGCCGGATGAGGTGAAGTCGGGCATCATCGAATTTCTACAGGGCGGGGGCGGTCTTGTTGCCGTACATTTCGTGGTTGCCAATGTGCAGGAGTGGCGCGATTCCATCGATATTTTTGGAGCCATGTGGGTGAACGGAAAATCCACCCATGATCCCTATCATGAATTCAGTGTAGACATGGCCGATGAAACCCACCCCATCGTCGCAGGGGTAAAGCCCTTTGTCACCAACGATGAGCTGTATTTCAATTTGCTCATGCGCCCCGATATGCATGTGATTATGACAGCCGATCAAGAGCGGATGGGACACAGGATTCCTGAGCCCATGCTTGCGACGCACTATTGTTATAATGCACGCTGTGTCTATTTTGCCCTCGGCCATG
The window above is part of the Candidatus Hydrogenedentota bacterium genome. Proteins encoded here:
- a CDS encoding sulfatase-like hydrolase/transferase; this translates as MHRFNKFLLSAVVCTLWVAAAFAAPIAEHVVLVSIDGASPRVMLESDMPVLMEMAKEGAHTWEAQTIMPSVTLIAHTSMMTGVSPAKHKTTKNDWKPDQDPVSVTTMFAEAKKLEWNTAFFSGKGKLEYLNIPGSLDHCVTPAYESQTVADAAAAYIVEKKPNLTFVHFAEPDGAGHKHKWGSDEQKASLADADKALATVKKAVEDAGIADTTVFIVTADHGGHENTHGTNSPEDMTIPWVVWGKGVKAGFDITEDVTVYDSAATALYILDVPIPKEWDGKAIESAFAEAPVAVGVN
- a CDS encoding response regulator, giving the protein MARLLFIDTDEKYARFLCSKLVEAGHHCIHRSSGADIINLLDRHEIDLVISEAMLPDLSGFGICRRIRSHEQHFLTPLIILSTMAEEAELAHGYAQGVDIYLAKPVDPRILIESVNSKLAEVTSDEIDHLTGLFNAKRIKSTMQRAHLKRDLFAILYIEMLSLVQFTQSYGQEARDKALRGMARLLKHLGEKTGDLMFEAGHMGGGHFICLVSQSEAVKFSKTIVDEWDKHLPKLITRVLGKNASAANGANSAALSLIVCVTGGGRDGVYSIQDYFETLAHLRSKAQEAGKGGIFLDLRRQF
- a CDS encoding ThuA domain-containing protein, with product MKARVFVSIFTLCLLVFFCCPPSAFSQPMAEPVKCLWIGTESHDEVTMDDVIRELEESYSNIALTVTEDYEDLRIDNLKNYDVLVAVQIKAEKGNLPDEVKSGIIEFLQGGGGLVAVHFVVANVQEWRDSIDIFGAMWVNGKSTHDPYHEFSVDMADETHPIVAGVKPFVTNDELYFNLLMRPDMHVIMTADQERMGHRIPEPMLATHYCYNARCVYFALGHDVQSTAIPEYRKIMAQSIEWAACRR
- a CDS encoding AtpZ/AtpI family protein, producing the protein MTQPDPNKLKALVRAMSLAGNFGLSVGVVTFLGVLAGNYLDERFGKGKGFIFAGVLLLAVGVGLYSAIHRLSQALKNPETKREGR